The genomic region ACATGCAGTAGCCGGCGGCGAGCAGGTTGCTCCCTGGCTGGCACAcgttcactatgcacatctgcgtCACTTCGTCAAGCTGCACGCTCGAGGCGAGCAAATTTCTGTTAGCGCACGAGTGAGCCGCGGGTGCGGAAGGAGAAGGGGAAATTCAGGTCTTGATTACATACGGTTGCGTCGTCGCCAATGTGGCACTCGTCGGATGGGCTGTAGATGCCGAAGATGGAgccggtggagacggcggcgtcgATGTTGGAGGAGCCGTCGAGCGGGTCGAACACCACGATGTAGTTGCCCGAGTAGCTCTCCTCCACCGCCACCGGCACGTCCTCCTCCTCCGATGCGATCACGCCGGTGCGGCCACTCCACCTCAGGCAGTTCGAGAACACCTGCGCGCGCGCGTACAGTACATCGTTCTCAGTTAATTGCTGTTGGACGTTCGTCTTGTTAATTTGCTTACTCCTAGTATGTACTTACCTCGTTGGAGATGACGTCGAGCTTCTTCTGGTCCTCGCCCTGCACGTTGGTGGCGCCCTGGACGCCGGTGAGGTTGGAGATGGGCGCGCGCTGCACCAACGAGGCGATCTGCTTGCACGCCGTGGATATGCTGGACAGCACGATGGTCATCTCGTTGTCGATGACCCCCTCCTGCTCCTGCTTCAGCAGCCACGTCGTCAGCGTGATCATGTCGTAGCTGCTCCTCTTCctagccgccgccggcgccggcgccgaggcCGTGTCCACGACTGCCATGCACCGCACATTCGGAGTCGACGCCTGGCCCTGGCCGGCAAAGAGGCTGCTTCCGGGCCTCCTGGGGAGGCGGCATTGGAGGGAGCTAGCCGCCGCCTGCTGGCGGGACAGCAGAAGCgggcgggaggtggtggtggtcgcggcgGCCATTGCTTTGGTGCTGCGGATTGACGAATTTCTCTCCCCTGCCTTGTCTTGGCGCGCACCGTGGTGGTGGTGCCGGCTTCTTGTTTTGTTCCATTGGTTCCGGGCTGCGGTTTGTGTGGCTTGAGAGAGGGCTGGAGGCGAATGTGTGGATTGGGGGCAGAATTGTGAGGATGTGGTCGCTCGCTTCAGTCTGATTCACCTACCTTTGGAGATTAGATATTTCGTGGATCGTAGATACAACCTTCGTCAAGTCTCTAAAACGCCTTATATACATTACATGATGATTTATTGATGCCGCGGCATACGCCCGCTACTAAAGGTAAACCCAAATGATAaggggtctgtctaggacacatctaaatgtgacatagttatgtcatatCTAAACTGATtttcactctgtttgtggtctatttttttgtcctagttttttttgtttcttattgatgcattatatacttgtgggaggttagatgtgacatccttaaaaaatatctagatgtgaattagacaaactgaatgataagtgtcacacgtgtgtCACGAAGCACTTTGGCCTGACTTTTTAAAAACTAAGTTGTCATCTAAAAAACTCAAAAAAGAGAGTAAAACTTACCATTCAAAAAGGTTGTCATGCTTGACAACTAAAGCTGTCATCATCGCGTCACTAAACCTGGGACAAAAAATGTTTGGAGTTGCCATGTATTGGTGCCACTCGTGTGGCACTTACCAGGGTGCAAGCTAAATTACTTTCTAAAAAAAAAGCTAAATTTAGCTCAAGAAACTTGGGTCTTCGATTGGGCCAATATTACAGGTCTTACGGAACTTACAACTTCTGGAATTGAATAACATTCTACAAAAATAAACTTCAATAATATGGATATAATAATCAATTGAGTTTCATAGGTACGTGGCAGCTTCTGTCGAACCTATCGATGAATTTCTTCTCAAGTTTATTTTAGGACGATCTGACATTATTGATTTATTGAACAAATTATGCACATATGGACCACAAAGATTTCTAATACAACCAAAAGATACACAACACAAAGAGAACCATTTACCAAATCAAACGTAACATTAGCATTTGTTGGGACGCGGCGTTTCTGCTCCCGGGCTTAGGTGCACTGACAAAAAAATCataacaaatactagaaaaattaaaaaaaaatgtgTGGTAGATAATTCGATACGTAGGTCCGTTctaaagttcaactcatttggacatctgagtagctctcggcaaaaaagacaaatcggggtttgtatttttctagtatttgttttgattttttttctgaccgagagcagatgagcctgggcaccgagttGGATTTCCGCATTTGTTGCCACTATTGTCATGATAGGTTAAAGCATAGGGCGATGACCTATCAAACCTTAAAGCCAATGGATCTACGGGCAAAAACACAACATGCTCTCCAATCAGTGACTTTTAAGCCATGGGAATGACAGCGGAGCTTCAAGTGCATATCGCAAATTTCAGGACTTTAAAGTTATCATGATAACATATGAAGATATGGATGAAACATATATTATGATACTCCATAACTTCTTCCATAGCCATCTATAGGTGTTGCCCTACCTCGTTTTGGGCAAGGGATGTATTTTTGGAATAAAACACAATAGGTAGTTTGCATAGTCTGTATTTAGGTTGGAAAAAATCCTCAGGTTGAAACCCCACCCCCTCCCATGCCCATCCTTAGAATTCCCCCAATTCGGGGTGAGGTTTAGTTTAGTTAGAAACTAGTTATAACTATGCATTCTTATACTTTGTTTTGGTCCAACGATCATGCGAAGGCCATTATGGAAACCCCAACAATTACATTTCTTTGAGATATGCATACTTCAAAGTGCATCTAATTTACCCCATTGGTTTTGGTGATTTATCACAATCCCACTTGAGAGAACTATGCTTTCAATGATTTTATTTCAGGGACTACGACTAATTTTCTTACACTGGTCTGACGTCTATTAGTGGAACATTAATGGTGATACCTACCTACGTTTCAAGTTGTTGTCTTCCTCAAGCTATTAGAATGTTATTTTAGGCTCATGAGTGTAGGACAACTGTGCTAAAAAGGACACAAGCAAAGTACTTTGGTACGAACTCCAAGGACATATATTAGACCGAATGCTTCAGAAAAACATTTTATGGCTTTCCTAATTTGAGTTTTTCTAAGCCTCGGTACCTCAAAAAGTTTTTATATTCTCATGCTACCGAGCTCCTTGTTAGACTTACTCATTCTCGAAGAATCAATCCATCTTTCATAAGTCAGAAACGCCGCTTCTTTTGTTTCCATAATGTTGATCCAATTGATACTCTCTATGCTAGCTCTCGCACTTCCAAGCGCAATATTTTTCATCGGCAGATTCAAGCCTTCTCAGTTTGCTTCTTTTTGGATTACAATATAGGTTCGGTACCCCCGCTCCTTTTTAACCGGAATATTTGAATTTTGACTTTGCCTTTTCTACACCTTCCCATTTTGAGAACTACTCTATCTACTATGTTTTTTATAAAGGATGTTTTTATTGACTCATGATATAGCATCAAGGGGTAGAATTACAATGAGCCACACCCAGCCTCTGCATAAATAGGATGCACACAACTAACACACACACCATAGGATCACGCCGGTAAAGAGCTAAGTCATACCAGACCGAAGCTATGCCTAAGTGAAGATAAAAAAAGTCGTGAAGTGATACAAACAGCGATTGACGATGTACAACGATAACCATCGGCACCAACTATCCCATGATAACACAAGGACCACGAATATGGTTCTTCAaaagcgacgccttcaagaaggaaaccaCACATAAGTGACGTCGTCACCGGATCCAACGCCTGACAGTCAGATtgtgggttttcaccctgaagaccAACTCTAAGCAAACTTCGAGCAATGTCTTCATCAAGATAACGACGTCAAAAACGCCACCATTACCAGGTTAGCCAATAAGTAGCTAGACATAGGATTTTCACCCTGGAGCTCAAGACCAGGTGCTCGAGATGCACCATCCAATCGAATTCATAATGTATTGTCTCCTCCACTTGCCACGAGCCCGGTTGTTGCAAACGCGCAATGACGTGACGGCGGGTGAGCATGCCCGCATGAGCAGACAACTTAACCGCTACAAGAGCTGCTCACCAATCACCATAACATGATAGACATTAACAGAAGAGGAAGGTCACTGGCGCCGCCAAAAAAATCCCGATGGGACAGACGAGAGACCATGTACTATCATCCGAGGGGAAACTGATGGCTAATCTTTATTAGACAACACCATCATCGGTCGCCAGAAGCTCCACCGTCCTCACCCACGCATGCCAGATCTACGACACCACACCTTCTTGCCGGCTGCGCGGGCGACGGCTGCAGCAACCGCTACTTGTTCACCGGCACATCCCATCCAGCCCCTACACAGAAGAGCGCAAGCCATGACGGGCCATGGCGAGCCGGCTCTCCCGGATAGGATGCAAGGCGGTGACTCCCTTTCCTCCGTCGCATGGAGCGCCCACCGCATGAGTGACGACGGCTccagggagagggggaggcacacACGTGTTGCGCAAGGCCGTCGTCTAACCATAGATCGTTGTCGCCATTGCAACTGGCACCACCACTGTGTCAAGTTACAGGCCGCACAAGGCCTCACGCCGTCCAGATCGCAACATGAATGGAGCCCCGCCGCCATCGCAGGCTGCGAGGACAGCTTGCCAGAGCTGACCGGCGGCAGCGGCAAGGGATGGGCAGACAAAGGATGCCCCGAGAAAACTGGATCGGCTGTATCTACTGCGTTACTACTAAGAAATTGGTTTtacatggtactccctccgttccaaaatagatgacccaactttgcattaaagttagtacaaagttgagtcatctattttgaaacggagggagtacttcggaGTTGTTCAATTCTCACAGAAAAAAAGAGCTTCATTTATTGTTCGAAACCACCACTTCTTTTTATCTAGTACTCCCtacgtccaaaaatacttgtcatcaagatgaataaaaggagatatatctagatgtattttagttctagatacacccctttttatccatttcgatgACAGGTatttccgggcggagggagtagtacattagAGTATTGTATTGTGTCTAGATCATGAACGATGCCCTGGCTGTTCAAATTTATCTGAACTAACTTGGTAGCTTTGCAAGTTTTATTCCGGCACTCCCATGCCAGTTAATTTATTCAAGTAATAGTTAGATTATGAATCCTCTCTATAAATAAATATCTCTCATACCATTTCACGAACACAATCATGATACCTTTCACAAGCCACCTTTCATGATTATTGCAACCATCGTACCTTCCACAAGTCATTTCATTCATTCATTCCACCCCTTGCAAGCCACTCCACCTCACCTCACTCCACTCCCTCCATCCTTCTACCAACAACGAAGAAGAATGATCTAAGGCAACAAGAGAAGAGAAGAAGTGTTGGGCGATTCCTTGTCACTTCTTTGATTCTCTGAAGGCAAACAACTTCCATTTTTTGAATGCCTATACCAAAAATTCATCTCTTCCATCACAATCCTATTATTGAGAGAGTGATCCCTTAATCCATGGAAGAGCTTTGATTGAAGATTATTTTAGGACTTTCTATCAAGTGCACGGTTGGTCCTGAGATTTCGGTGCCCGTGGTGAAATATAGCATTTATATTTTTTAAGATAGATAAATGAGTCTAAAATTCAAGTGATGACGGGTGACcagtctaggaccaatgcggcctcctccgatgGGTCGCCTCTTGGAGGCAGCAAGAGTACGAGCAGTGGTTGGTGGAAGCCCAATGTAGTGGGAGGCAGCACTAGGAGCTGGGGATAGCTGGATCAAGAGTTGGACAAGAGTGTGCTGGCCATGAGTCAAGATTTCGTCATCTGAGGAGTCACATAAAACGTAGGAGGAGTCGCGGGTCGATGACTGTGGGACTATGAGCTATGACTAATTTAGGGAATAAGGGATTTAGGGTTCGGCTGTATGAGTTGGACGTTCACCCCATAGGTCATAGCATTTTTTTCATTTATTTATGTTTTTAGGTATCCATTGGGTTATCCATGGATGCAATTtcatatccatgccctacccatatattttgtgggtatggatacccattacccgTGGGTACAAAATCTTGCAAAGTCTTGCCCATGCCCGCTGTTTTCGGATAGGGTACTCGcaggtacccatacccatgggcaaaactgtcATCCCTacctatttttttattgttttgggGTTTTTAGGTAAAAAAATCGCAAagccggaatgacctgaaaatttacattGATTTCTTGCGGAATATTTCTGATTTTTTTGCACAAGAATAACCGCAAGACGTGGCCCGTGGGCCTCACAAGCCAGGGGTgctcctacccccctgggcgcgtcggGGTGACTTGTGGCCCAACCG from Triticum aestivum cultivar Chinese Spring chromosome 4A, IWGSC CS RefSeq v2.1, whole genome shotgun sequence harbors:
- the FBP gene encoding fructose-1,6-bisphosphatase, chloroplastic; amino-acid sequence: MAAATTTTSRPLLLSRQQAAASSLQCRLPRRPGSSLFAGQGQASTPNVRCMAVVDTASAPAPAAARKRSSYDMITLTTWLLKQEQEGVIDNEMTIVLSSISTACKQIASLVQRAPISNLTGVQGATNVQGEDQKKLDVISNEVFSNCLRWSGRTGVIASEEEDVPVAVEESYSGNYIVVFDPLDGSSNIDAAVSTGSIFGIYSPSDECHIGDDATLDEVTQMCIVNVCQPGSNLLAAGYCMYSSSVIFVLTIGTGVYVFTLDPMYGEFVLTQEKVQIPKSGKIYSFNEGNYALWDDKLKKYMDSLKEPGTSGKPYSARYIGSLVGDFHRTMLYGGIYGYPSDQKSKNGKLRLLYECAPMSFIAEQAGGKGSDGHQRVLDIMPTAVHQRVPLYVGSVEEVEKVEKFLSSE